tcacttccttttaagaaaaatgtctcTCATtctcaggaagaagagagaaacaaataaaactgaactaAAAGACCAGGGCCATTAATACAACTTTGCCTAGTATACTGTGTAGCAATGGCTACACCCAGTGGCCAGAGATGCGTAGTGAAGCTTTCCAGCTATAAAGTTACAGCAAAAGATAAATTCGGAAATAGCTATTTTTCAATTTACCTAAGGTTTTAGGGTGAGGGTTATCTTTCACTACAAATTGTTTCAAGGAAACACTTGAGAATCTTTGGGAAACAAAGGCCTTACTTAGTTCATAAGCCTGAAACAAGTGCCCAGCATAAGTCTTAAAAAAGTGGCTAAAAGAAAACTCAAACCAAAGAAAGAACATAGAGATACTTTATTGCTCACCTTTCACACAAAGCACACCTCCAGCCATTTTCTTTCACAGCTTGACAATATATACGTGTACAAAAACCCAGCAAGAAGCGTCATGTAGATTTCAGTAAAGGAGAGTGTCAAACATCAACTCAGCCAGGCTTTTGTTTTCTGCAGCAATAATAAAGGGCCTCCTGCTCTAAGCAAAAATCTGTCCTCTTACTTGGTAGTGCATTTCTTCCATTACAAAAAAGGTCTCCTGTCCAAAGCAAACTAACTTGTATTTGCTGAACCAGTGGTATTAACTCGTgcataaaacaaatttcagtttGCTGTTTCTTCTAGCAGATTTCAAGTAAAAAGAAGGTTGAAAGAGGAACTTGTTTTGAATGGATGCAGGTCAATTTGAATTATTATACTTAACTAAATGCCTACATGTACTATAGGTTCATAACTTAGTTTGCTTTTTATAATCTTTATGGATTTTGGCCACGTTCAAGGTTTTCAGAGTTGAGCATATGGTACAGTGTTCCATCGAAAGGATAAGGCTACTGAATGTGTTATCTGCAGAAGAGCTCATTTAATAGGAACTGACTTAAATGTTCTATCATGAAGCAAATGTTGCACAACCTCTCTGAATAAAAAGCCAATCAGGGCAGAACTGTGCTTGGAAAACAGGCATTAGAATACTTTaaggaaaacacattaaaacGGATTGTTAATATGAGGAGGGTTTCCTAGTTGTAAGTCTAAAAAGGTCTAGGAGAATCCTCATTTTTCAAAACCGCATATTGAAAACATGAAAACTACTTATTCAAGTAATTTCTTCAAAAGAGTATGCATGTCCTGACTGTGGAATTAGTCTGCTGGTCATTTAAAGGCAATTTTAATTACCTTTCAAGAAATTCTTCATACAAAGGAGAGATACTGTATGTGTTTCTCAAATAAACAGCATTATgtaagtccattaaaaaaaaaaaaaaaagaacagtattgAATGAAGACCTACAAATGCTTACACCAAGCAGGAATCTGCCTGCCACCTGTGGTCTCACATTAATTCAAAATCAATGCTGGATTCAGGATTCTGAAACTAAATTTCTATTACTTGAGCTCTAGCAAAATGTAAGGTTCTGTAGCCTCAACTAGTATAATGTCTTCCCTGTCCAAATCCAGAATGATTATACTGATAACCCCCATGCTGGAAGTGCTGTTCAAACTGTCCCCCCTGGTGATAATTCtggctccctcttcctccccaacctcctcccTGACCTGCACGACCCCCTCGGCCTCCGCGACCACCTCTCCCTCCACGACCACTGCCTCGATCACTGTGGTGCCCACCATCTTGGTATCTATTGTCCTGCTGATATCCACCACCCTGGTATCCACTTCCAGTATATGTAGACGCTTGGAAGCCACCACTATAACCACCACCTTGATAGCCACCACTGTGGCCACCGTGATAGCCACCTGGCTGGAAACCCGCATCTCGATAACCACCATCTTggtagccacctcctcctccactccctccaTCTGTCCAGCCTCCTTGATgcttatttcctcttcctccccctcggCCACCATGGTCATAGCCACCGcgtccacctctccctcctccttgttCATGACCTCCTCGTCCTCCATATGAGGAATGTTCATaaccacctctccctcctcctcggCCTCCTGCTTGCTGCTGGGGGCCATCTTGCCTTTTCTGCCATGGTGGCATCTCTGGGGGTGGAGGTTCAATTTCATTGGGTCTACCTCCTCTGTCAGGCACTCTGCCCATCAATACCTATGGgataagaaagacattttaaattatttcactttataaacaaaaataaatgtatctgaaagaaaattaaaggtacTCCAATCACCTTATTGATGGCACAGGCAGTCTTTTCTCTTATGGAGCCGCTGCTTGTCCTTAAAATCTTTGACAAGTCTTGTCTTGCGGCCAAAAGGTGTGCAACAGAAATAGTACTTTTGGGAGATAAGACTGAGCGTTTCGGCTGGTAAACCTTCGCTAATTTTTCTGTCTGACTCTGTcgaaagaaaatgttcaaagaatATCAATTTTCAAGATGACATAGAAACAGTAAGTTAAGGATTTCCAAAATGTCTGATGAGAATATCTACTAGGCTCCAGATGAGAGAAAAAGTTACATACTCACCACTGCTCCTATCTAGTCAATTATTACCTTAAGAGCACAGCTGTCAGACTTGCTGATACAGCTGTATGTTGGGAGTAGGGGAGGAGGATAGAGGGGCTTCCCTTTAAGACTGCGGGACTAAAAACATTCCCCATACCATTGGTCTCAGATCAAACATcttcattttatctatttaaatataagaatgtAAATCCATTTCaacaattttgctttttaattttcccacCTGCTTACTGTGAGATAAAAAAAGTTAGCTGTGACTAATCTGAACTACATTGTCAACATGATATTTTTGCAAAAATGACTCCCCACATAGTACTTTCCtctgttataaataataaataggaaaaaagagtCTACTTTAACCATTTAGTAGAAGtaaatttaatgcattttaaacatAAGACCACAAAAGATGAAAGAACAAAGGATATAAAGAAGTTCagacaagagaaaataaagttctaataaatataaaacatgttttcCAGACAGGAatcaataaatgcaaattaaagtaacCTAAATTTGGGGAAATGATTAACAAACTCTTAGCTACTAAATTTTAGAAGCAACAGTTATAACTACAATACCCAGGAgaatagaaagaacaaaaaatatttgtttttagtcTGTCAGTTATATGCAGGTACTCAAATACTGatgataaatgtttaaattgtATTATCTGAAAAAACAGGATGTAAAAAGGTATGTTTACTATGATTGTATACGTGGACAAAGTAAGAAAGAtaatactaaaaatgaaaataagtattgTGGTTAAGACAATGGGATGAtcagtgactttttatttttaaaaatcttctttaatgATTAAAAGACTAAAGAGATTGCCATTCCATGGCTTGTCTGAGGAATGTTTCCTGAatgtcttatatttctttttctttcagtcacTTTTGTACCTACAATAAATGTTCAATGTTTGATGAATAGAAACAAAGACATCAGAGAAAATAGTTTCATATATGTttcaaataaaactgatttaaaatgcaatttcAAAGTGAGATGTAAGTACGTAAATCTCCTTATATGAAACAAAAGTTCATGTTGTGCATATTGAAGTAATTTCTATACAGTGATTTGAAATGAAGTTTGAAAGTGAGATATCACTACATAAATTccattaaatgaaacaaaaaataaacttgtgCAAGTTAAGTAATTCGTAGTCCTTCCTTATCAGCTCCGATATGTTAATCTATTTTGTAGAATCATTGTGTATTATAGTTCCAAAGGATCTTAAATATCACCTAGATTgaacatgaaattttaaagatgtcaaaAATGAGGAGAGTAAACACAAGCTCAGACATACTGCATCAGGACCTCAGAAGTGAAGTCCATTAATGGCAATGTCAAGACCAGATCCACAGTGTTAATGCCTTGGGGTCAATGCACATCCATCAATCACTACATGCTTTTCTAGCTGAGAGGTGCAGATTACTGTTTTTGAAATATGTGTACTATGCCAAGAGTGAAACgattgttttttttcaaaaacaatttaagaaaagaCTGCTATTTCCTCAACAACAGTCCAAGAAGAGAACAATTTACTCCTCATGTTACTGTGAGATCTTAGGCAAAGACTTCCATTTATCTGGGTCTCCATTTTTTTAGGTGCAAAATTTTTTAGGGAAGTTAAGACTGACCTCTAAGACTCCTTCCCAACAGTAAAATATTACAACTCAATAAATTATCTACTCAATCAATTAGTAGTCAAACAGGACTACGGTATGGTTTAAAGATTTTAGGTGAAACTAACATATTAGAAAGATAGTTGAACTATTTCTCAGTCAATTAACTAAAATTCTGAGGAAAATctactttcaaaaaatgaagttACTATTAAAAGAATATCTAATGTTAACATATCTAGACCGACCTCCACATAAATTCAAGAATTAGTACCATTTCAGGGTTCCAAGAAAAGTCAAATTAATCAATTATGCCAATTAATCCCCACTTACTGATGATATAGTAGATATTTAATAAGCACCTGTTGAAATGACCAAGCCTTTACCTGGATTATCTCATTTgagctgaaataaaatgaagtcttACCAGATTCCTCAATTTTCTATAAATGGATCATAATATTTGGTCTTACTAAATCCAGTATTtctaatataattaatttatttaattaacaaattaaacTGTTAGCTTAACGTAtagtaaacaaataatttaaaattcatcatttttagtaattttcagatactctctccttttctcacaTATGGGTACTTCCAGTAGGGCTTATAACATACAGcttcattgaaaaatatttaaaagttgaaaaatgttttcattagtgCTAAATGGCTGAAAGAATTGCCACTCAGTAACTCACTAAAGAAAAATTCCTATGTGTACCTCCAATGTATTTCTCTTACAGTCTCTACTGTACCTAAACTGTGCTAGGAAGTTTAAGGATCATGTCTATAAATACACtgctcttttaaattatttaatgtgtACCTTAGCTCTGTCAGACCAGCCAAAAGACTGGACAGTGACATCCAAACGTTTTATTAGCAGCTTTCTCCGAACTTCATATTCATTGGCTACAGCTTGGTTAATTGCTTCTATCTTttcctgaaacaaaataaaaaagaccagttaaaatttaaatctgtttGACCCTCCACTCCAAAAGGGCAGAAACTGTATCTGTTTCATTCATAACTGAATCCCCAGCACTTACCACAAAATAAATTaggttatttaataaatataataaaaaagtgaAACGATAGGCATAACAACCTTGTcttaaaacataataaagaatATGTAAAGTACAAAACTCTCATTTAGCTTTCCCATAATTTACTGTGTAAAGCTCAGCCCAGTGAAGTTTTTGGCCTGAAGGCAACCCATTTGGCAATTAGAAACATGCATCATACTgaacttcaatttattttaatcagctgtgtgaaatatttataaattatgaaataaatgtttccaatcttacacaaataaaattattctggatAAATCTTAAGATTTACAAATATGATTCTAAGGATGTCCACCTAGGAAACcacatattagaaaatataaattgaaaagcACAAACATAAATATCCTGAGATAGGTAGATGGTTCCTTACAAAGTTTACTCAGGATGATCACTACTCACCCAGTGGGCCGGTCCCATTGGCTTCTTCaataaaggctttcccacatgaTTAGGTGGAACTTTTGCTAATGTTTCCTTTAACtgacacaaaaaataaatgaatgaataaacaaatctaaAAGTAAAACACATCCTCCTCATCTTCCCAATTCCCATCATATCCTGCCATCAAAAGAAGATTCCTGACAGAGGCAAAGGTGGAGGATGTTTTGAAATGTACAGGACCCACATGATAAAGACACTCACTTGTCCCACTCCTCATGTGCCTATGAAGCATGAGTCCTTCActgcacctagaacagtgcctgacaacAGTGGGCACTCAAtgtgtatttgctgaatgaatgaatgaacacacagaaaaatatggACTATGGATACATTGCTGCTCCCCTGTAGAGTTCAGCCAAATTTGTGCATCATGACGTCCATCTACCCCGCAATGGGAATGTACCAATTCTTAAGAGTCCAGCAGATATGCATATAGAGAATGACTCTGCTATAACAGATAtcattctcttcttttcattaatttttcatgaaaattccTTGTTCCTAATCAATTATGTAAAAAACCTTAATTGTTGATAACATGTGGTATAAAAATAACTGTGACTTATTTTCACATACTAGATTATATTAGCAGTCAACATATTTAGTTTGCCAATTGAAACATGTAAGTGACtgtattaaaattacaaaacattaacATCCTTTTCTGTCCAGTCAATGGGGAGAATAGTGGTAACATTTAAtgataaagactttaaaattaattgcatcaaatttcaatgataaaataatttttaaaaggacttaagtccttatttttttacattatatcTAGCTTATTTCAGTTTATAAATCAAAATGtagtttcttttctgaaaaagaaacatgctaaaatgttaaaaaaaaaattagtaaaaataccaatttttctTTAAGGTATCTAGGATTTAAAACCCCAAACTCATAAACAACCACTTAATAATATGCACATTAGGTTCCCATTAAGAGAAAATAACTTGCTTTATTTCAAACAATTGTAGGACTATGCCTTTAATATACCACAATTTGGTACTAAaggtcttacttttttttcaatcCCGCTGAAGAATTGGAACATAGTTATATTGGCTGGAGGTTTGGACATTCCTAGAGCAATACATATGCCTTTCAACTCTTGAAAGACCTCACTACCGCCTCCTTCTTGAGCTTTTTTTGGAGGAGTATTCACACAGAGCATTCTGGCAGCTTCTAGTTCTGAGATGAGGTATGctgaagtaaacaaaataagatttCAAAATGAGATACAGCTACAGTTAATAGTCATAAGTCTGGAGTCACAACTCTATAGGCCTAATGATATGTAACTTTTAAAGCTGcaagaatggataaaaacaagaaaggaaaaccatTTTTACCTGCAAATGACATAATATATAAACTAGTTCTATAATTCAGTATTTAACGAATAGTATGTTTAAAGTTTGACTTAAAAGTGATTCTTTCCTGAAACCAAGGGATCAAGGTAGATCACATCTAAAAATCTGGATTCTTGCATTTCACTATTAAGGAGCCTCCAGAACAGGGGTTGGCATCTCTTAACAAATTTGCAAAAGGCAGCAGGTGGCAAATTTTCAGCAATAGTTAaaaaggttatttatttaattttttacttctcACAACTCACACGTACCAGTGATTTAACCATTTTGCCCTCTTACCTTCCAATACTTAGGTAGTCAGTTGAGGGCTGGAgtgaaagaacatttttaaatagtcaaagCTTCACTTACAAGAGAAGGGGGAAGGTACTAAATTCTCAAACATTCCTTTTTCATGGTCTCCAGTAGCCTAATGTCACCCACTGGCTGTTAACAGAAAAGGCTTTTCCATCTGTATTCTTCTCACTATTTCCTTTCCTCCTACATTCCTCATTCTCCCCACCCctaggagggggaaaaaaaccccaaaaactttCTAATCATTTCTTGGCGGACTTCTTTCATATCAATAACATCCCCTTGTGTACTGATTTCAGCCAGGTGTAACGAGGGCTGCAATCTGCTTCAGGTAATTCAGTTTAAGGTATAAATAGTCAATCTTATTCCTTTAACCTCCGCAaggacatttttataaaagatgttTATAATCATTTGGATCTCAGGATTTCAGGTTACGTGACAACGTGCAAAGTTTTTGACATTaggaagagaattttgaaaaaagacGTTTTCTGGGCTTTTAAGCcctattttaagtataaaagaacAATCAGCTTTAATATCTCACTTCCTACACCCAAGGTGTAATGTGAGAAGTACAGGGGTCATAATTTTAGCAGATCATTTCTGACAAGCTGCCAACTCCTATTCTAGAATAAACACAGCTAAGTTTCTGAAAAGGTCAGGTCATGCTAAATGGATTTGACAAAATCTTAATGTGTTCCATATAGCAAACTGTATGAGTTAAAGATCAAAACAGTAAAACTCCACTGTCATGAAAATAATCACTGTTTTTGCAAATAAGCTATTATTGGAACCCTGTCACACTCTGATTCATTTACATGTCATCCGTGGCTGTTTacatgctacaacagcagagttaagtagttgtgacagagaccttaTGGCTTATGAAGCTGA
This sequence is a window from Camelus ferus isolate YT-003-E chromosome 15, BCGSAC_Cfer_1.0, whole genome shotgun sequence. Protein-coding genes within it:
- the FAM98A gene encoding protein FAM98A; this translates as MECDLMETDILESLEDLGYKGPLLEDGALSQAVSAGANSPEFTKLCAWLVSELRVLCKLEENVQATNSPSEAEEFQLEVSGLLGEMNCPYLSLTSGDVTKRLLIQKNCLLLLTYLISELEAARMLCVNTPPKKAQEGGGSEVFQELKGICIALGMSKPPANITMFQFFSGIEKKLKETLAKVPPNHVGKPLLKKPMGPAHWEKIEAINQAVANEYEVRRKLLIKRLDVTVQSFGWSDRAKSQTEKLAKVYQPKRSVLSPKSTISVAHLLAARQDLSKILRTSSGSIREKTACAINKVLMGRVPDRGGRPNEIEPPPPEMPPWQKRQDGPQQQAGGRGGGRGGYEHSSYGGRGGHEQGGGRGGRGGYDHGGRGGGRGNKHQGGWTDGGSGGGGGYQDGGYRDAGFQPGGYHGGHSGGYQGGGYSGGFQASTYTGSGYQGGGYQQDNRYQDGGHHSDRGSGRGGRGGRGGRGGRAGQGGGWGGRGSQNYHQGGQFEQHFQHGGYQYNHSGFGQGRHYTS